From a single Pseudomonas serboccidentalis genomic region:
- the rbbA gene encoding ribosome-associated ATPase/putative transporter RbbA, translating to MNSLAVQANAIAHRYGKQPALSDITFSLPAGTRCGLIGPDGAGKSSLLGLIAGVKALQQGQLDVLGGPIQQRRHRDTLYARIAFMPQGLGGNLYPELSIRENIQFFATLFGLSKADSEQRMHNLLLATDLLKFAERPAGKLSGGMKQKLGLCCALIHEPDLLILDEPTTGVDPLSRRRFWELIDDVRRERPQLTLLVATAYMEEAEQFEHCLMLDNGKLIATGLSRELAAVTPSGKLDEAFTHFQGDSHHDAQPLVIPPRTGGTTDIAIEAHDLTLRFGDFTAVDHVSFAIGRGEIFGFLGSNGCGKTTTMKVLTGLMPASEGSATLLGNPVDAKDLATRKRVGFMSQSFSLYGELSVRQNLDLHARLFDLPKAESAQRIDALIQRFNLLSVADQPSGALPLGLRQRLSLAVAVLHRPEVLILDEPTSGVDPAARDDFWRLLIELSREQGVTIFLSTHFMNEAQRCDRISLMHAGKVLACDTPAALQRQFAGETLEAAFVTCLEQAQGTAESPPASASPTAPPAPAAAPPIQQRGFSLGRLLAVASREGKELLRDKVRMAFALAGAIFMMVIFGYGISLDVENLAFAVYDQDQTPQSRTYLEAFRGSRYFDERPAIHDAQELHRRLQRSEIKLALEIPPGFGRDLYAGRQPAVAAWLDGGMPFRAETSRNYVEAVHLANLQQLVEQSSPAVNHQASASLETRFRYNQDVVSVNAIGPGVMALILAFIPAMLTALGIVREKELGSITNFYATPLTRLEFLLGKQAPYLLVSLVNLAVLVAMNRWLFGVPFKGSLLTLAFGGLLYVLATTSMGLLISAFTRTQIAAILGTMIITSLPTIQFSGLIVPRSSLEGAAAVMGMLFPAGHFLDIAVGTFTKALDLRQLWPQCLALFGFFVGFTGLSLVMLKKQEA from the coding sequence ATGAACAGCCTCGCGGTTCAGGCGAACGCTATCGCGCACCGCTACGGCAAACAGCCAGCGCTGAGCGATATCACCTTCAGCCTGCCCGCCGGTACCCGTTGCGGGCTGATCGGCCCCGATGGCGCGGGCAAGTCCAGCCTGCTGGGGCTGATCGCCGGGGTTAAGGCCTTGCAGCAGGGGCAACTGGACGTCCTCGGCGGGCCGATCCAGCAGCGCCGTCACCGCGACACGCTGTATGCGCGCATCGCCTTCATGCCCCAGGGATTGGGCGGCAACCTGTATCCCGAGCTGTCGATCCGCGAAAACATTCAGTTCTTCGCCACGCTGTTCGGCCTGTCGAAGGCCGACAGCGAACAACGCATGCACAATCTGCTGCTCGCCACCGATCTGCTGAAGTTCGCCGAGCGCCCCGCCGGCAAGTTGTCCGGCGGCATGAAACAGAAACTCGGGCTGTGCTGCGCGCTGATCCATGAGCCGGATCTGTTGATCCTCGATGAGCCAACCACCGGCGTCGACCCGCTCTCACGCCGGCGTTTCTGGGAGTTGATCGACGATGTGCGGCGCGAGCGCCCGCAACTGACCCTGCTGGTCGCCACCGCTTATATGGAGGAAGCCGAACAGTTCGAGCATTGCCTGATGCTCGACAACGGCAAGTTGATCGCCACCGGTTTGAGCCGCGAGCTGGCGGCCGTCACCCCCAGCGGCAAACTCGATGAAGCCTTCACGCACTTCCAGGGCGACAGCCATCACGACGCTCAGCCGCTGGTCATTCCGCCGCGTACTGGCGGCACTACAGACATTGCCATCGAGGCCCACGACCTGACGCTGCGCTTCGGCGACTTCACGGCGGTGGATCACGTCAGCTTCGCCATCGGTCGCGGCGAGATCTTCGGTTTTCTGGGTTCCAACGGCTGCGGCAAAACCACCACCATGAAAGTTCTGACCGGACTGATGCCGGCCAGCGAGGGCAGCGCGACACTGCTGGGCAATCCGGTGGACGCCAAGGATCTGGCCACGCGCAAGCGGGTCGGGTTCATGTCCCAGAGCTTTTCGCTGTATGGCGAACTCAGTGTGCGGCAGAACCTGGACCTGCACGCCCGGCTGTTCGACTTGCCCAAGGCCGAGAGCGCGCAACGCATCGATGCATTGATTCAACGCTTCAACCTGCTCAGCGTTGCCGATCAGCCGTCCGGTGCCCTGCCTCTCGGGCTGCGTCAACGCCTGTCGCTAGCGGTGGCGGTGTTGCATCGCCCGGAAGTGCTGATCCTTGATGAGCCGACGTCCGGCGTCGACCCGGCAGCCCGTGATGACTTCTGGCGACTGTTGATCGAACTGTCCCGCGAGCAAGGCGTGACGATTTTCCTCTCCACTCACTTTATGAACGAAGCCCAGCGCTGCGACCGCATCTCGCTGATGCACGCCGGCAAAGTCCTGGCGTGCGACACCCCGGCGGCGTTGCAACGCCAGTTCGCCGGAGAGACGCTGGAAGCCGCTTTCGTGACATGTCTGGAACAGGCCCAGGGCACTGCCGAATCACCTCCCGCGAGTGCATCGCCAACCGCGCCACCAGCGCCAGCTGCCGCGCCGCCGATCCAGCAGCGCGGGTTCAGCCTCGGTCGCCTGCTGGCGGTGGCCAGTCGCGAAGGCAAGGAGCTGCTGCGCGACAAGGTACGCATGGCCTTTGCGCTGGCGGGGGCGATTTTCATGATGGTGATCTTCGGCTACGGGATTTCCCTGGACGTGGAGAACCTCGCGTTCGCCGTGTACGACCAGGACCAGACACCGCAGAGCCGAACCTATCTGGAAGCCTTTCGCGGCTCGCGCTACTTCGATGAACGGCCGGCCATCCACGATGCTCAGGAGCTGCACCGCCGCCTGCAGCGCTCGGAAATCAAACTCGCCCTGGAGATCCCGCCCGGATTCGGCCGCGACCTGTACGCCGGGCGTCAGCCTGCGGTGGCGGCATGGCTGGATGGCGGCATGCCGTTTCGCGCCGAAACCAGCCGCAATTATGTCGAAGCCGTGCACTTGGCCAACCTGCAACAGTTGGTTGAGCAGAGCAGCCCCGCCGTGAACCATCAGGCGAGCGCCAGCCTGGAAACCCGCTTTCGCTACAACCAGGATGTGGTCAGCGTCAACGCCATCGGCCCCGGGGTCATGGCGCTGATTCTGGCGTTCATTCCGGCGATGCTGACCGCACTCGGCATCGTGCGCGAAAAGGAGCTGGGTTCGATCACCAACTTCTACGCCACGCCCCTGACCCGCCTGGAGTTTCTGCTGGGCAAGCAGGCGCCGTACCTGCTGGTCAGCCTGGTCAATCTCGCAGTGCTGGTGGCGATGAACCGCTGGCTGTTCGGTGTGCCGTTCAAGGGCAGCCTGCTGACGCTGGCATTCGGCGGCCTGCTGTACGTGCTGGCGACCACCAGCATGGGTCTGCTGATCTCGGCGTTCACCCGCACGCAAATTGCCGCGATCCTCGGCACGATGATCATCACCAGCCTGCCGACCATCCAGTTCTCCGGGCTGATCGTGCCGCGTTCTTCGCTGGAAGGTGCCGCAGCGGTGATGGGCATGCTGTTTCCGGCGGGGCACTTCCTCGACATTGCGGTGGGTACGTTCACCAAAGCGCTGGACTTGCGGCAACTGTGGCCGCAGTGCCTGGCGCTGTTCGGGTTCTTTGTCGGGTTCACCGGGCTGAGCCTGGTCATGCTGAAAAAGCAGGAGGCCTGA
- a CDS encoding ABC transporter permease, producing MHKFAHILRLGLKELTSLRHDSVLLLFLFYAFTVAIYMPAAGSVIGVHNASVAIVDEDHSALSRQLAQALQPPEFQTPVLLPYPQLDQVMDSGQYTFVINIPAGFQTDLLAARQPAIQVNVDATAMSQAFMGAGYIGRIFQRELQAYGGQSDAATQAPIQLTTRALFNTNLEGGWFLAVIQIVNNITILAIILTGTALLREREHGTLDHLLVLPLTALEIMLAKIWSNLLVVVLCTWLSLEVVVKGLLGVPLAGSMSLFLLVTAVYLFASTALGIFLATLARSTPQFGLLAIPVIIPMLLLSGGSTPLDSMPQWLQWVMQGSPSTHFVSLSAAILFRDAGLSVVWPDLLALTAIGLLFFLIALARFRKSLAS from the coding sequence ATGCACAAGTTCGCGCACATCCTGCGCCTGGGACTCAAGGAACTGACCAGCCTGCGCCACGACAGCGTGTTGCTGCTGTTTCTGTTCTACGCCTTCACCGTGGCGATCTACATGCCTGCCGCCGGCTCGGTGATCGGCGTGCACAACGCCAGCGTGGCGATCGTCGACGAAGACCACAGCGCCCTCTCGCGCCAGTTGGCCCAGGCCCTGCAACCGCCGGAGTTCCAGACACCGGTGCTGCTGCCCTACCCGCAACTGGATCAGGTGATGGACAGCGGCCAATACACCTTCGTGATCAACATTCCGGCAGGCTTTCAAACCGATCTGCTGGCGGCACGGCAACCGGCCATTCAGGTCAACGTCGACGCCACCGCCATGAGCCAGGCGTTCATGGGCGCCGGCTACATCGGCCGGATCTTCCAGCGCGAATTGCAGGCCTATGGCGGCCAAAGCGATGCCGCGACCCAGGCACCGATTCAACTGACCACCCGCGCGCTGTTCAACACTAATCTGGAAGGTGGCTGGTTTCTGGCGGTGATTCAGATCGTCAACAACATCACCATTCTGGCGATCATCCTCACCGGCACGGCGTTGCTGCGCGAACGCGAACACGGCACGCTCGACCATTTACTGGTGCTGCCGCTGACGGCGCTGGAAATCATGCTGGCAAAAATCTGGAGCAACCTGCTGGTGGTGGTGCTGTGCACCTGGCTGTCGCTGGAGGTGGTGGTCAAAGGCCTGCTGGGGGTGCCGCTGGCCGGCTCGATGAGCCTGTTTTTGCTGGTGACCGCAGTTTATCTGTTTGCCAGTACCGCGCTGGGGATTTTTCTGGCGACACTGGCACGCTCGACGCCACAGTTCGGCCTGCTGGCGATTCCAGTGATCATCCCGATGTTGCTGCTGTCTGGCGGCAGCACACCGTTGGACAGCATGCCGCAATGGCTGCAGTGGGTCATGCAGGGCTCGCCATCCACGCACTTTGTCAGCCTCAGCGCCGCGATTCTGTTCCGCGACGCCGGGCTGAGCGTGGTCTGGCCGGACTTGCTGGCGCTGACGGCCATCGGCCTGCTGTTCTTCCTCATCGCCCTGGCGCGCTTTCGCAAAAGCCTGGCGTCCTGA
- a CDS encoding flagellar basal body-associated protein FliL — protein sequence MKAWIMLLLALSLPVAALAEEAKEGEAPKVNYITLSPPFVGNYGLDGTPKLKVYKADVALRVTGDEATKLVKANEPLIRNQLVALFTQQTAEAMSSIEGKEKLRQEALKQTQQVMNDETGKPVVEDLLFNNLIIQ from the coding sequence GTGAAAGCGTGGATCATGTTGTTGCTGGCCCTGTCTCTGCCTGTGGCAGCGCTGGCCGAAGAAGCCAAAGAAGGCGAGGCGCCGAAGGTCAACTACATCACCCTGAGCCCGCCGTTCGTGGGCAACTACGGGCTGGACGGCACGCCAAAGCTGAAGGTCTACAAGGCCGATGTGGCGCTGCGCGTGACCGGGGACGAGGCGACCAAACTGGTCAAGGCCAACGAGCCGCTGATCCGCAACCAACTGGTGGCGCTGTTCACCCAGCAGACCGCCGAGGCGATGAGCAGCATCGAAGGCAAGGAAAAGCTGCGTCAGGAAGCCCTGAAGCAGACCCAGCAAGTAATGAATGACGAAACCGGCAAGCCGGTGGTTGAAGACTTGCTGTTCAACAACCTGATCATTCAGTAA
- a CDS encoding NADPH:quinone oxidoreductase family protein: protein MKAVLCKAFGPAESLVLEDVASPALKKNEILLEVHAAGVNFPDTLIIEGKYQFKPPFPFSPGGEAAGVVSAVGEKVSHLKVGDRVMALTGWGSFAEQVAVPGYNVLPIPPSMDFNTAAAFSMTYGTSMHALKQRANLQPGETLLVLGASGGVGLAAVEIGKAMGARVIAAASSAEKLAVAKAAGADELINYSETSLKDEIKRLTDGQGADVIYDPVGGDLFDQAIRAIAWNGRLLVVGFASGRIPELPVNLALLKGAAVLGVFWGSFAQRQPQDNAANFQQLFGWFAEGKLKPLVSQVYPLSHAAQAINDLGQRKAVGKVVVQVR from the coding sequence ATGAAAGCCGTGCTGTGCAAAGCCTTCGGCCCCGCCGAATCGCTGGTGCTGGAAGACGTCGCCAGTCCTGCCCTGAAGAAGAACGAAATCCTGCTGGAGGTGCACGCCGCCGGAGTCAACTTCCCGGACACGCTGATCATTGAGGGCAAATACCAGTTCAAGCCGCCCTTCCCGTTTTCCCCGGGGGGTGAAGCGGCCGGCGTGGTCAGCGCCGTGGGCGAAAAGGTCAGCCACCTGAAGGTCGGCGACCGGGTCATGGCCCTGACCGGTTGGGGCAGCTTTGCCGAGCAGGTCGCGGTGCCGGGCTACAACGTCCTGCCGATCCCGCCATCGATGGATTTCAACACCGCCGCCGCCTTCAGCATGACCTACGGCACCTCGATGCACGCCCTTAAACAGCGGGCCAACCTGCAACCGGGCGAAACCTTGCTGGTGCTCGGCGCTTCCGGTGGCGTCGGCCTGGCGGCGGTGGAAATCGGCAAGGCCATGGGCGCCCGGGTCATCGCCGCCGCCAGCAGCGCGGAGAAACTCGCCGTGGCCAAGGCCGCCGGCGCCGACGAACTGATCAACTACAGCGAAACCAGCCTCAAGGACGAAATCAAACGCCTCACCGACGGCCAGGGCGCCGACGTGATCTACGACCCGGTGGGTGGCGATCTGTTTGACCAGGCCATCCGCGCCATCGCCTGGAACGGCCGCTTGCTGGTGGTCGGTTTCGCCAGCGGGCGCATCCCCGAACTGCCGGTCAACCTCGCCCTGCTCAAAGGCGCAGCGGTACTCGGCGTGTTCTGGGGCTCCTTCGCCCAGCGCCAGCCGCAGGACAACGCAGCGAACTTCCAGCAACTGTTCGGCTGGTTTGCCGAAGGCAAACTGAAGCCACTGGTGTCACAGGTGTATCCGCTGAGCCATGCGGCGCAGGCGATCAATGATCTGGGGCAGCGCAAGGCAGTGGGCAAGGTGGTGGTGCAGGTGCGCTGA
- a CDS encoding flagellar basal body-associated protein FliL, which yields MPLKVRRLLPRFLVAAGLAVVMLGLIVVDHPGHSGLRNTTVLIIRHAEKPTEGSVLNARGEQRAAAYVDYFNPLKLDGQTLTPQRLIAAGDTPESSRSRLTLTPLAQRLDLAIEQPYVNGDLHQLVKLLRKSNQAQTVLIAWHHGHINKLIKAFGGDATALMGQEKWPDDVFDWLIVLRFDDKGRLIPSRSLKVQEHLLPGDAAPSPGG from the coding sequence ATGCCACTGAAGGTTCGCAGATTGTTGCCGAGGTTTTTGGTGGCGGCGGGGCTCGCCGTGGTCATGCTGGGCTTGATTGTCGTCGACCATCCCGGCCATTCCGGGCTGCGCAACACGACCGTGCTGATCATTCGGCACGCGGAAAAACCGACTGAGGGATCGGTGCTCAATGCCCGAGGCGAACAGCGAGCGGCGGCCTACGTCGACTATTTCAACCCGCTGAAACTCGACGGCCAGACCCTTACCCCCCAGCGCTTGATCGCTGCCGGCGACACCCCGGAGAGTTCGCGCTCGCGCCTGACCCTGACCCCGCTGGCCCAGCGTCTGGACCTTGCGATTGAGCAGCCCTACGTCAATGGCGATCTTCATCAACTGGTCAAACTGTTGCGCAAGAGCAATCAGGCGCAAACGGTGCTGATCGCCTGGCACCACGGGCACATCAACAAACTGATCAAAGCCTTTGGCGGCGACGCCACAGCTCTGATGGGGCAGGAAAAATGGCCGGATGACGTCTTCGACTGGCTGATTGTCTTGCGCTTCGATGACAAGGGGCGGCTGATTCCGTCTCGCAGCCTGAAAGTGCAGGAACATCTGTTGCCGGGCGACGCGGCGCCATCGCCCGGCGGCTGA
- the glpT gene encoding glycerol-3-phosphate transporter, with protein MFAFFRPAAHQAPLPEEKIDSTYRRLRWQIFAGIFFGYAGYYLLRKNFSLAMPYLIDEGYSRGDLGLAMSAIAIAYGLSKFLMGLVSDRSNPRYFLPFGLLVSAGVMFIFGFAPWATSSVTMMFILLFINGWAQGMGWPPSGRTMVHWWSQKERGGVVSVWNVAHNVGGGLIGPLFLIGMGLFNDWHAAFYVPAAVALGVAVFAFITMRDTPQSVGLPPIEKYKNDYPEGYDASHEDEFSAKEIFVKYVLRNKMLWYIAMANVFVYLLRYGVLDWAPTYLKEAKGFTVDKTSWAYFFYEWAGIPGTLLCGWMSDKIFRGNRGLTGMVFMALVTVATLVYWLNPAGNPTVDMIALFSIGFLIYGPVMLIGLQALELAPKKAAGTAAGFTGLFGYLGGSVAASAAMGYTVDHFGWDGGFVLLVGACLLSMAFLAPTLWHKQVASQSREAVA; from the coding sequence ATGTTTGCTTTCTTTCGTCCTGCCGCACATCAGGCTCCATTGCCTGAAGAAAAAATAGACAGCACTTACCGACGTCTGCGCTGGCAGATCTTCGCCGGTATCTTCTTTGGTTATGCGGGTTACTACCTGCTGCGCAAAAACTTCTCTCTGGCCATGCCGTACCTGATCGACGAAGGCTACAGCCGTGGCGATCTGGGCCTGGCGATGTCGGCCATCGCGATTGCCTACGGTCTTTCCAAGTTCCTCATGGGCCTGGTGTCCGACCGTTCCAACCCGCGCTACTTCCTGCCGTTCGGCCTGCTGGTCTCAGCCGGGGTGATGTTCATTTTCGGTTTCGCGCCCTGGGCGACATCCAGCGTGACCATGATGTTCATCCTGCTGTTCATCAACGGCTGGGCTCAAGGCATGGGCTGGCCACCAAGCGGACGCACCATGGTGCACTGGTGGTCGCAGAAAGAACGTGGCGGCGTGGTGTCGGTGTGGAACGTGGCGCATAACGTCGGCGGCGGTCTGATCGGTCCGCTGTTCCTGATCGGCATGGGCCTGTTCAACGACTGGCACGCGGCGTTCTACGTGCCGGCAGCGGTGGCGCTGGGCGTGGCGGTGTTTGCCTTCATCACCATGCGCGACACCCCGCAATCGGTCGGCCTGCCGCCGATCGAGAAGTACAAGAACGATTACCCGGAAGGCTACGACGCCAGCCACGAAGACGAATTCAGCGCCAAGGAAATCTTCGTCAAATACGTGCTGCGCAACAAAATGCTCTGGTACATCGCCATGGCCAACGTCTTCGTCTACCTGCTGCGCTACGGCGTACTGGACTGGGCGCCGACCTATCTCAAGGAAGCCAAGGGTTTCACCGTGGATAAAACCTCGTGGGCCTATTTCTTCTACGAGTGGGCGGGTATTCCGGGCACGCTGCTGTGCGGCTGGATGTCGGACAAGATCTTCCGTGGCAACCGTGGCCTGACCGGCATGGTGTTCATGGCGCTGGTGACCGTCGCGACACTGGTGTACTGGCTGAACCCGGCCGGCAACCCGACCGTGGACATGATCGCGCTGTTCTCGATCGGCTTCCTGATCTACGGCCCGGTGATGCTGATCGGTCTGCAGGCGCTGGAGCTGGCACCGAAGAAAGCCGCCGGTACGGCAGCAGGCTTCACCGGTCTGTTCGGTTACTTGGGTGGTTCGGTCGCGGCGAGTGCGGCGATGGGTTACACCGTTGACCACTTTGGCTGGGACGGTGGTTTTGTGCTGCTGGTGGGCGCTTGCCTGCTGTCGATGGCCTTTCTGGCCCCGACGCTATGGCACAAGCAAGTCGCCAGTCAGAGCCGCGAAGCTGTCGCCTGA
- a CDS encoding gamma-glutamylcyclotransferase: protein MSAIENAFLNLAYPPRLDLGPQLTHEQLLASMQSTMARHKGGPVWLFAYGSLIWRPECSAVERVRGRVHGYHRGLYLWSHEHRGTPEMPGLVFGLDRGGSCSGFAYRLPEENLDSALYALWKREMPFPSYRPHWLNCRLEDGSQVQALGFVLERHLPSYAGNLPDHVLSQVFESACGRYGTTRDYVEQTAHALRSHAMPDRNLEARLKRCQAKADQATASRL from the coding sequence ATGAGCGCCATTGAAAACGCTTTTCTGAACCTGGCTTACCCTCCGCGGCTCGATCTTGGGCCGCAGCTGACGCACGAACAACTTCTCGCTTCCATGCAATCGACCATGGCGCGCCACAAGGGCGGGCCGGTGTGGCTGTTCGCCTACGGTTCGCTGATCTGGCGTCCGGAGTGTTCGGCGGTCGAGCGGGTGCGCGGGCGAGTCCACGGCTACCATCGCGGCCTGTATTTGTGGTCGCACGAGCATCGCGGGACGCCGGAAATGCCCGGGCTGGTGTTTGGTCTGGATCGTGGCGGTTCGTGCAGCGGCTTCGCCTATCGGCTGCCGGAAGAGAATCTCGACAGTGCGCTGTACGCGCTGTGGAAACGCGAAATGCCGTTCCCGTCCTATCGCCCACACTGGCTCAACTGCCGGCTCGAAGATGGCAGTCAGGTTCAGGCGTTAGGGTTTGTTTTGGAGCGACACCTGCCCAGCTATGCCGGCAACTTGCCGGATCATGTGCTGAGCCAGGTGTTTGAAAGCGCTTGCGGGCGCTACGGTACGACTCGCGATTATGTCGAGCAGACCGCCCACGCCCTGCGCAGCCACGCCATGCCAGACCGGAATCTGGAGGCGCGGCTCAAGCGCTGTCAGGCAAAGGCCGATCAGGCGACAGCTTCGCGGCTCTGA
- a CDS encoding CDP-6-deoxy-delta-3,4-glucoseen reductase encodes MRVTLQPSGAVLEIRPGERILDGARRLGYDCPQSCRNGNCHVCAALLVEGRVEQAGKVHDHGEFYTCIAEPLEDCILLWDGVLALGELPVRSLSCQVIECRDVGGDTWRVRLRAPAGKPPRYHAGQYLMIERENGEKSAFSMASAPHGGRDLEIHVLAREASALSLIEQLQRNAMVRVELPFGDTHLAELPDGPLVLIAAGTGMGQIHSLIEHCRATGFKHPVHLYWGVRRPEDFYEIEHWDEWLKLPNLFLHKVVSDQCGWEGRCGMLHEAVCEDFPDLKPLHVYASGSPAMVYGTLDALVEAGMDAHQMRADVFAYAPRS; translated from the coding sequence ATGCGTGTAACCCTGCAGCCCTCCGGAGCGGTGCTTGAGATACGGCCCGGCGAGCGGATTCTCGATGGCGCGCGGCGCCTGGGCTACGACTGCCCGCAAAGCTGTCGCAACGGCAATTGCCATGTGTGTGCGGCGCTGCTGGTGGAAGGCCGGGTCGAGCAGGCCGGCAAGGTGCATGACCACGGCGAGTTCTACACTTGCATAGCCGAGCCGCTGGAAGACTGCATCCTGCTGTGGGATGGCGTGCTCGCGCTGGGAGAACTGCCGGTGCGCAGCCTGTCGTGTCAGGTCATCGAATGCCGGGATGTCGGCGGCGACACCTGGCGCGTGCGCCTGCGGGCGCCGGCCGGCAAGCCGCCGCGCTATCACGCCGGGCAGTATCTGATGATCGAGCGTGAGAACGGCGAGAAGTCGGCGTTCTCCATGGCCTCGGCGCCGCACGGCGGGCGTGATCTGGAAATCCACGTACTGGCGCGCGAAGCCAGTGCGCTGAGCCTGATCGAACAGCTGCAACGCAACGCAATGGTGCGTGTTGAGCTGCCATTTGGCGATACGCATCTGGCCGAACTGCCTGACGGACCGCTGGTACTGATTGCCGCCGGTACCGGCATGGGTCAGATACACAGCCTGATCGAGCACTGCCGCGCCACCGGCTTCAAGCATCCGGTGCATCTGTACTGGGGCGTGCGTCGTCCGGAAGACTTCTACGAAATCGAGCATTGGGATGAGTGGCTGAAGCTGCCCAATCTGTTCCTGCACAAAGTGGTCAGCGACCAGTGCGGTTGGGAAGGACGCTGCGGCATGCTGCACGAAGCGGTGTGTGAGGATTTCCCCGATCTGAAACCGCTGCACGTCTATGCCAGCGGCTCGCCGGCCATGGTCTACGGCACGCTGGACGCACTGGTCGAGGCGGGAATGGATGCTCATCAAATGCGCGCAGATGTGTTCGCTTACGCGCCGCGGTCGTAA
- the ubiD gene encoding 4-hydroxy-3-polyprenylbenzoate decarboxylase: protein MKFKDLRDFVQQLEQRGELKRIQIPVSPVLEMTEVCDRTLRAKGPALLFEKPTGYDIPVLGNLFGTPERVAMGMGAESVSELREIGKLLAFLKEPEPPKGLKDAWSKLPIFRKIISMAPKVVKDAVCQEVVIEGDDVDLAMLPVQTCWPGDVGPLITWGLTVTKGPNKDRQNLGIYRQQVIGRNKVIMRWLSHRGGALDFREWCEKHPGQPFPVSVALGADPATILGAVTPVPDSLSEYAFAGLLRGNRTELVKCRGNDLQVPATAEIILEGVIHPGEMADEGPYGDHTGYYNEVDSFPVFTVERITHRIKPIYHSTYTGRPPDEPAILGVALNEVFVPILQKQFPEITDFYLPPEGCSYRMAVVTMKKSYPGHAKRVMLGVWSFLRQFMYTKFVIVTDDDINARDWNDVIWAITTRMDPKRDTVMIDNTPIDYLDFASPVSGLGSKMGLDATHKWPGETTREWGRVIVKDDAVTQRIDAIWNQLGID from the coding sequence ATGAAATTCAAGGATCTTCGGGATTTCGTGCAGCAGCTTGAGCAGCGCGGAGAGTTGAAACGCATCCAGATTCCCGTCTCGCCGGTGCTGGAGATGACCGAGGTGTGCGATCGCACACTGCGGGCCAAGGGCCCGGCGCTGCTGTTCGAAAAACCGACCGGCTACGATATTCCGGTGCTCGGCAACCTGTTCGGCACTCCCGAGCGGGTGGCCATGGGCATGGGCGCCGAGTCGGTCAGCGAACTGCGCGAGATCGGCAAGCTGCTGGCCTTCCTCAAGGAGCCGGAGCCGCCGAAGGGCTTGAAGGACGCGTGGTCGAAACTGCCGATCTTCCGCAAGATCATCTCGATGGCGCCGAAAGTCGTCAAAGACGCGGTGTGCCAGGAAGTGGTCATCGAAGGCGACGATGTCGACCTGGCGATGCTGCCGGTGCAGACCTGCTGGCCCGGCGACGTCGGCCCGCTGATCACCTGGGGCCTGACCGTCACCAAAGGCCCGAACAAGGATCGCCAGAACCTCGGCATCTACCGTCAGCAAGTGATCGGCCGCAACAAGGTGATCATGCGCTGGCTCAGCCACCGTGGCGGCGCTCTCGATTTCCGCGAATGGTGCGAGAAGCACCCGGGCCAGCCGTTCCCGGTGTCTGTAGCGTTGGGCGCTGACCCGGCGACCATCCTCGGTGCCGTGACGCCAGTGCCGGACAGCCTTTCCGAATACGCTTTCGCCGGTCTGCTGCGCGGTAACCGCACCGAACTGGTCAAGTGCCGCGGCAACGACCTGCAAGTGCCAGCCACCGCCGAGATCATCCTCGAAGGCGTGATCCACCCGGGCGAGATGGCCGACGAAGGCCCGTACGGCGACCACACCGGCTACTACAACGAAGTCGACAGCTTCCCGGTGTTTACCGTCGAGCGCATCACCCACCGGATCAAACCGATCTACCACAGCACCTACACCGGCCGGCCGCCGGATGAGCCGGCGATCCTTGGCGTGGCACTGAACGAAGTGTTCGTGCCGATCCTGCAGAAGCAGTTCCCGGAGATCACCGACTTCTACCTGCCACCGGAAGGCTGCTCGTACCGCATGGCCGTGGTGACGATGAAGAAGTCGTATCCGGGGCACGCCAAGCGCGTGATGCTCGGCGTCTGGTCGTTTTTGCGACAGTTCATGTACACCAAGTTCGTTATCGTCACTGACGACGATATCAACGCCCGGGACTGGAACGACGTGATCTGGGCCATCACCACGCGCATGGACCCCAAGCGCGACACGGTGATGATCGACAACACGCCGATCGACTACCTCGACTTTGCCTCGCCGGTCTCCGGCCTGGGGTCGAAAATGGGCCTGGATGCCACCCACAAGTGGCCGGGCGAAACCACTCGCGAGTGGGGCCGCGTGATCGTCAAGGACGACGCCGTCACCCAGCGGATCGATGCCATCTGGAATCAGTTAGGAATAGATTGA